The genomic stretch ATGAATAATAAGAAGTAGCTTTAAATCTGATCACAAGAACATTCATTATTTTTGAATATTCAATGATGACCAGATTGAAAATTTTCCTTTTAAATAGTATAAGAATTTGTTTAAAGAATGATCGCTCCGAAGAAGCGTAACCTTTGTAGCAAATTATTGAAATGATGATGGTGAACTGTGTAGGAGCGCTACCTTTTTTTAAAAATATATTTGTGACTTTTGATCTAGCCCTATTTTTTAATCAGTCTTGCCAAATAAGAATCCTCATCCTGCAAAACTTTTTCAATAGTAAAACCATTATTTTCAGCAGCATTTTTTAAGGTATTAAAATCGAGATACAGCCATTTAATTGGATCTTCAGATTCACCTTTATAATGAACAATATAATCTAATTCCCCATAATATCCGTTTGCAGGAATCAAAACTCCTCCATCTTCATCTTGATCAAACATGTAAAGAATATCGGTACTGTCAATCAGAATCTGTCCGTTTTTATTTAACAAAGAATGAAGTTTTTTAAGGTAAATATCAATTACTTTCAGGCTTTGAAAAATTCCGGTTCCGTTCATTAACAAAAGAATTGTATCGTAAGTTTCTCCTGAAAATTCAAGCATATTCTGAGCAACCGCTTTCTGAATTCCTCTCAACTGACAAACCTGAATCGCCTTTGGCGAAATATCTAAAGCGGTTATATCTAAATTTCTTTCATTCTGAAGATATAACGAATGCGAACCCGCTCCTGCTCCAATGTCCAAAACTTTTCCGTGAGATAATTTTAAAGCTTTCTTTTCAATTTTATTCATCTCTTCAAAATCTCTGAAAAGATATTTTACCGGAAGCTCATCGAGTTCGGAAATTGAAGTTTCAGTCTGCAAATCTTCAGGATTTTCGTTTTTAAAATAATCCCAGATTGCGCGTCCCATTAAGTCTTTCATGCTGAATTTTAATGGTGCAAAGATAAGATTTAGAAGAATAGAATAAAAAATGATTAAAAGATTAATTTTTAATTTTATTATTGTAAAAACTCTATTTGATGAAAAATACCTTATTAATTATTATTCTATTTTCCTTCGTAGGATGCACTCAGGAAAATCCAAAATTTGACAAAATTATATACAAAACTACAAGCTGCTTCGGAACTTGTCCTACTTATTATCTTCAAATAAACAGTGATAAAACTTTTCAATTGTTTGCTGAAGAAGTATTTAAAGATGATTTTTCAATTTACGGTTATGAATTAGATTCATCAAAAATGGGATATTTTAAAGGAAAATTAGATGATGCTACTTTTCAGAATTTGAATAAAAAAATACAGAAAATATCTGAACCTAATTATAAATATTACAACGACGGTTTTATTACAGACACTCCACAATCACATTAATTATACAAAGAGGCGGTGATAAAACCTGTTATCAGACCAATTATCCTACAGATAATTTTCGAATTCATGTTCTAAATTTTTTGAATAAAATATGTAAAGGAACAACTGCAAAAGGTGAAAAGTTTAAGACAGACTACAAATTTGACTGTTACTAAATGTATTTTCAAATCAGCATCATAAAAAAATTCTATTTTCCAACTCTCATTCTTCTTGCAATATTTCCCTAACTTGTCTTTTCTAAAAACGAGATTCATCTCATGACAGATAAACAATTTAATTTTCAACAGGGTTTTACATTCAGCAAACATATTCCGGAAGATATTTCGCATTTTGACCGGGTTTTTGATGTGTTCAAAGACTTGCTAACCCACACTTCTGGCGATATTGAGGAAGCTTTTGAGTGGCTCGATATGCTCGATAAAGAATATGATATTTTCACCGACGAATATACGCTTGAGGATTTTGAAGAAGATTTAAGAAAGCGAGGTTACATCAAAAAAGAAGACGATTCTGAAGATGGCAATTCCGGAAAAGGAAAAGGAAAAAACATTCTTACAGCCAAACTGGAAGCCGCTTTACGGGAATATGCTTTAGACCAGATTTTCGGAAAGCTTAAAAAAAGCGGCATCGGAAATCACAAAACCAACAAATCAGGAGTTGGCGATGAACGGGATGGTGAAAACCGAAATTTCCAGTACGGCGACGACTTATCCTCAATAAACATGACGGAAAGTCTGAAAAACGCCCAAATCAATAATGGAATTTCTGACCTTCGAATGACCGAAGACGACCTCATTGTAGAAGAAACCAAACACAAAGCCCAAATGAGCACGGTTTTGATGATCGACATCAGTCATTCGATGATTTTGTACGGTGAAGATCGTATTACACCTGCGAAAAAAGTTGCAATGGCTTTGGTTGAACTGATTAAGCGAAAATATCCAAAAGATTCCATCGATATTATTGTTTTCGGAAACGAAGCGTGGCCTATTAAAATCAAAGACCTTCCTTATTTACAAGTTGGTCCCTATCATACCAATACCGTTGCAGGATTAGAATTGGCAATGGATATTCTTCGTAGAAAAAGAAATACCAACAAGCAGATTTTCATGATCACCGATGGAAAACCAAGCTGCTTAAAACTTCCTACCGGAGAATATTATATGAACAGTGTTGGTTTAGACGAAAAAATTGTTTCTGAATGTCTCAATAAAGCTGCACAAGCCAGAAAACTAAAAATCCCTATTACCACTTTTATGATTGCCCAAGATCCTTATCTACGACAATTTGTGAATGCTTTTACAGCGCAAAATAAAGGGAAAGCTTTTCTCACAGGTCTTTCAGGATTAGGGCAAATGATCTTTGAGGATTACGAAAAGAATAGGATTAAGAGGATTTGAGAAGAGCCAGGGAAAAAGTAAAAAGGTAAAAGAGACTGGAAATCGGAAAAGAGAAGTTTATGCGATTTCGGAAACTAATTTCGAAGCCGACAGTTGACCTTCCAGCTTCCCATTTCTAGCACCCAACCATTAACAAACAACATCATTAAAACAAATGAAAAACGATATTACATTTAAAGAATTAAAAAAATCAGGATATACAAATAAAACCATCAGTCAGGAAATTCAGGCAAATTTGATTGCGAAAATTAAAGCAAAAGAACCCGTTTTTGAAGGACTTTGGGGATATGAAGATTCTGTAGTTCCACAATTAAAAAAGGCGATTTTAGCAGGCCATCACATCAATTTATTAGGTTTACGCGGACAGGCAAAAACCAGAATTGCAAGAAGCATGGTGAATCTTTTGGATGAATACATGCCGATTGTAAAAGGTTCTGAAATCAATGACAGTCCGTTTCAGCCAATCTCAAAATA from Chryseobacterium indoltheticum encodes the following:
- a CDS encoding class I SAM-dependent methyltransferase encodes the protein MKDLMGRAIWDYFKNENPEDLQTETSISELDELPVKYLFRDFEEMNKIEKKALKLSHGKVLDIGAGAGSHSLYLQNERNLDITALDISPKAIQVCQLRGIQKAVAQNMLEFSGETYDTILLLMNGTGIFQSLKVIDIYLKKLHSLLNKNGQILIDSTDILYMFDQDEDGGVLIPANGYYGELDYIVHYKGESEDPIKWLYLDFNTLKNAAENNGFTIEKVLQDEDSYLARLIKK
- a CDS encoding DUF6438 domain-containing protein; translated protein: MKNTLLIIILFSFVGCTQENPKFDKIIYKTTSCFGTCPTYYLQINSDKTFQLFAEEVFKDDFSIYGYELDSSKMGYFKGKLDDATFQNLNKKIQKISEPNYKYYNDGFITDTPQSH
- a CDS encoding vWA domain-containing protein — protein: MTDKQFNFQQGFTFSKHIPEDISHFDRVFDVFKDLLTHTSGDIEEAFEWLDMLDKEYDIFTDEYTLEDFEEDLRKRGYIKKEDDSEDGNSGKGKGKNILTAKLEAALREYALDQIFGKLKKSGIGNHKTNKSGVGDERDGENRNFQYGDDLSSINMTESLKNAQINNGISDLRMTEDDLIVEETKHKAQMSTVLMIDISHSMILYGEDRITPAKKVAMALVELIKRKYPKDSIDIIVFGNEAWPIKIKDLPYLQVGPYHTNTVAGLELAMDILRRKRNTNKQIFMITDGKPSCLKLPTGEYYMNSVGLDEKIVSECLNKAAQARKLKIPITTFMIAQDPYLRQFVNAFTAQNKGKAFLTGLSGLGQMIFEDYEKNRIKRI